In a single window of the Acipenser ruthenus unplaced genomic scaffold, fAciRut3.2 maternal haplotype, whole genome shotgun sequence genome:
- the LOC117397707 gene encoding histone acetyltransferase KAT6A isoform X1, with the protein MVKLANPLYTEWILEAIKKVKKQKQRPSEERICNAVSMSHGLDRRTALQQLELSVQDGTVLKVSNKGLNSYKDPDNPGRLAIPKPRGNPARPAEHKQAPDWNKLLKSALEGLGEPGGSSLKSIERFLKAQEDGAAWLGGGALAFHQQLRLAAKRAVGHGRLVKEGPLYRLCGRAQSLACLPPVRLLQHEKDKPVAEPIPICSFCLGTKEQNRDKNPEELISCADCGNSGHPSCLKFSAELTVRVKALQWQCIECKTCSSCQDQGKNADNMLFCDSCDRGFHMECCDPPLTRMPKGMWICQICRPRKKGRKLLHKKAAQIKRRYTAPLGRPKNRLKKQNAASKGPFKKLRGRPGLGRGRRRKLSKLSRGSSSPPSSPCSSSSSSSGGYPGDDHLLFDFGDGAGIRLNKKTKGLIDGLTKFFTPSADGRKARGEVVDYSEQYRIRKKGERKSSTSDWPGDNQDSWDDRRDGEDRLLGSQEIMSEKDIELFRHIQELALQKVGVTGPPDPQVRCPSVIEFGKYEIQTWYSSPYPQEYSRLPKLYLCEFCLRYMKSRSILYQHMRKCGWFHPPANEIYRQGNVSVFEVDGNVSTIYCQNLCLLAKLFLDHKTLYYDVEPFLFYVLTQNDAKGCHLVGYFSKEKHCQQKYNVSCIMILPQYQRKGYGRFLIDFSYLLSKREGRAGSPEKPLSDLGRLSYMAYWKSVLLECLHRCHDKQLTIKKLSKLTGICPQDITATLQQLGMLEPRGGRLVLLRREKMILEHMARLRARPRHIELHPESLHWTPVIVSNTVLSEEEEEEEGGDPGKESKQNAAPLLNSWEKEEEGGKRFSVLSNSKTPSTTPSGQPSRLLTADPAPLPPPTTNGETRRGRRGKRKRGRLWLKGKAAAAAAEESLGEGEGEEEEEEEPPPTLLAVDRKPSLPKRRLGEGGELPRRRGRPGQKGALKRRLSEGGPRRQVGRPPQRRLSEGAAEPQRSRCFSESSEEEEEEEEEGASSPPALSKPTLKCKKPLRKRRVRRRSHPHSSVVTETISETTEVLDEPFVDSDSERSMPRLEPTLESSFTRGYRRCLPPRAALRQTPSGKRKQREREGESEEEDTPVLKPVWTLRKPDLDGEPSELQPATPVKKKKKGWPKGKSRKPLHWKRNPGRQPGAAEEEDRSPKTEAPPARPKMKPGRKPRSYYLQREAEARAAEQRECGEIHKRRTQQQLEEANKKTEEEGEKVSSASKTLVVAPGGSGSPAAELKDTGTEEEQEEEEEQQQQQPPPFPLPLPLPLALPKSPEGRRGRLEEEELEEEEREETAGGNPSDDHDADDEDDGPLEIKNPTATGTSAEREREAAKREPAGGQQETASALDTSTEENNHEEEEEEGIRNSVDSEEEQVPNETHLEQIHVPEVEEERRGDGAKESSSSSSSLMEPELQQQQQQEEQEEMNQHHHLNHLPHHPHHQHHQHHSSELDLETVQAVQSLTQEHEEGAYQDCEETLAACQTLQSYNQVDEDEDEEEEEEGDRSLSLGEDCSHASPVSTGHPHPSQSVRSASSPSVPPGLEAGASGGGGGYTQISPEQGSLSAPSLQNMETSPMMDVPSVPDHSQQVVDSGFSDLGSIESTTENYENPSSYDSSMGGSSSSSSANNIINHQANQQANSCSFGAGDGARGGLTSSGGVLSQSSSSNNNSSNSSSSSSSNSGSSCVITQMTGMNSSCSLMQPQPPPPPPPLPPPPPPQSSSNLQIKSPQSCVIERPPSSNQQPQKKQQQQQQTAPPPQPPPPPHPRASQQQQQPSLSQCSMGNSFTSTPMIMEIPESGSSGALSLYERMGQDFGAGGYSSQPSATFSLAKLQQLTNTIMDPHAMPYSHPAVSYATSVSLSNPAGLAQLAPSPHPQAQATMTPPPSLGSPLLQCNMPGANLGIPHTQRLQGQMAVKGHISIRSKSAPLPSGPSPHQQQQQQQQQQQQLYSRGGPMQGGPRTLAVQRGMMPNLMPSQAYNVNSMNMNTLNAMQASYRMGQPMMNSSYHTNPAYMNQPAQYPMQMQMGMMGGQGYPQQPMQPNHHGNMMYTGPSHHSYMNAGVPKQSPYMSR; encoded by the exons ATGGTAAAGCTAGCGAACCCGCTGTACACTGAGTGGATCCTGGAGGCGATCAAGAAGgtgaagaagcagaagcagcgtCCCTCGGAGGAGCGCATCTGCAATGCGGTGTCCATGTCCCACGGCCTGGACCGCCGCACcgccctgcagcagctggagcTCAGCGTCCAGGACGGCACCGTCCTGAAAGTGTCCAACAAGGGCCTCAACTCTTACAAGGACCCCGATAACCCCGGCCGGCTGGCCATCCCCAAGCCCCGGGGGAACCCGGCCCGGCCGGCCGAGCACAAGCAGGCCCCGGACTGGAACAAGCTGCTGAAGAGCGCCTTGGAGGGGCTGGGCGAGCCGGGGGGCTCCTCCCTGAAGAGCATCGAGCGCTTCCTCAAGGCGCAGGAGGACGGGGCGGCCTGGCTGGGAGGGGGGGCCCTCGCGTTCCACCAGCAGCTGCGCCTGGCCGCCAAGCGCGCCGTCGGGCACGGCCGCCTGGTCAAGGAGGGGCCGCTGTACCGGCTGTGCGGCCGGGCGCAGTCCCTGGCCTGCCTGCCCCCCGTCCGGCTGCTGCAGCACGAGAAGGACAAG CCGGTTGCCGAGCCCATTCCCATCTGCAGCTTCTGCCTCGGGACGAAGGAGCAGAACCGGGACAAGAACCCAGAGGAGCTGATCTCCTGCGCGGACTGCGGCAACAGCG GTCACCCGTCATGTCTGAAGTTCTCTGCAGAGTTGACGGTTCGAGTGAAAGCCTTGCAGTGGCAGTGCATAGAGTGCAAGACGTGTAGTTCTTGTCAAGACCAGGGGAAAAATGCG GATAACATGCTGTTCTGTGACTCGTGTGACCGCGGGTTTCACATGGAGTGCTGCGACCCTCCACTCACACGGATGCCCAAAG GAATGTGGATCTGTCAGATCTGTCGGCCGCGGAAAAAGGGAAGAAAGCTCTTACACAAAAAAGCAGCGCAGATCAAACGGCGCTACACGGCGCCCCTGGGCCGTCCCaagaacaggttaaagaagcagAACGCAGC ATCGAAAGGCCCCTTTAAGAAGCTGCGTGGCAGGCCGGGCCTGGGTCGGGGGCGGAGACGCAAGCTCTCCAAACTGTCCCGCGGCTCCTCGTCGCCCCCTTCCtccccctgctcctcctcctcctcctcctcaggggGTTACCCTGGCGATGACCACCTGCTGTTCGACTTCGGGGACGGAGCGGGGATCCGGCTCAACAAAAAAACCAAAGGGCTCATCGACGGCCTGACCAAATTCTTCACCCCCTCCGCGGACGGGCGCAAAGCCCGGGGCGAGGTGGTGGACTACTCGGAGCAATACAGGATCCGGAAGAAAGGGGAGCGCAAATCCAGCACTTCAGACTGGCCAGGAG ACAATCAGGACTCGTGGGATGACAGGCGGGACGGTGAAGACAGGTTGCTGGGGAGCCAGGAGATCATGTCAGAGAAAGACATCGAACTGTTCAGGCACATTCAGGAGCTAGCACTGCAG AAAGTCGGGGTGACCGGACCCCCAGATCCACAGGTGCGCTGTCCTTCGGTCATCGAGTTTGGGAAGTATGAGATCCAGACGTGGTACTCTTCACCGTACCCACAGGAATACAGCAG ACTGCCCAAGCTGTACCTGTGTGAGTTCTGTCTCCGGTACATGAAGAGCAGAAGCATCCTCTACCAGCACATGAGGAAGTGTGGCTGGTTCCACCCTCCTGCCAATGAGATCTATAGGCAAGGCAACGTCTCTGTGTTCGAG GTGGACGGAAACGTCAGTACGATCTACTGCCAGAACCTCTGCCTGCTCGCCAAGCTCTTCCTGGACCACAAGACGCTTTACTATGATGTGGAGCCGTTCCTCTTCTACGTGCTGACGCAGAACGATGCCAAGGGCTGCCACCTGGTCGGGTATTTCTCCAAG GAGAAGCATTGTCAGCAGAAGTACAACGTGTCCTGCATCATGATTCTTCCACAGTACCAGCGCAAGGGCTACGGCCGGTTCCTCATCGACTTCA GCTACCTGCTGTCGAAGCGTGAGGGCCGGGCTGGCTCCCCGGAGAAGCCTCTGTCAGACCTGGGCCGCCTCTCCTACATGGCGTACTGGAAGAGTGTCCTCCTGGAGTGCCTTCACCGCTGCCACGACAAGCAGCTGACCATCAAGAAGCTGAGCAAGCTGACGGGGATCTGCCCCCAGGACATCACCGCCACGCTGCAGCAGCTGGGCATGCTGGAGCCCCGCGGGGGCCG GCTCGTGCTGCTCCGCAGAGAGAAGATGATCCTGGAGCACATGGCCAGGCTGCGAGCTCGGCCTCGGCACATCGAGCTGCACCCCGAGAGTCTGCACTGGACCCCCGTCATCGTGTCCAACACTGTGctgtcagaggaggaggaggaggaggagggaggagatccCGGCAAGGAG AGCAAGCAGAATGCAGCTCCTTTACTGAACTCATGGGAGAAGGAGGAAGAGGGTGGCAAGCGGTTCTCCGTGTTATCCAACAGCAAGACCCCGTCCACGACCCCCTCCGGTCAACCCAGCCGCCTTCTCACAGCTGACCCGGCGCCACTGCCCCCTCCCACCACCAACGGAGAGACCCGGCGTGGCAGGAGGGGCAAGAGGAAGCGGGGGCGCCTCTGGCTGAAAGGGAAGGCAGCGGCTGCAGCAGCAGAGGAGTccctgggagagggagagggagaggaagaggaggaggaggagcccccCCCCACGCTGCTTGCGGTGGACAGAAAGCCGTCTCTTCCCAAGAGGAGGCTGGGAGAAGGTGGGGAGCTCCCGAGGAGGAGGGGTCGGCCGGGCCAGAAGGGGGCTCTGAAGAGACGGCTCAGCGAGGGGGGGCCCCGGAGGCAGGTGGGCAGGCCTCCGCAGAGGAGGCTGAGTGAGGGAGCTGCGGAGCCCCAGAGGAGCAGGTGCTTCAGCGAGagcagcgaggaggaggaggaggaggaggaagagggagcCAGCTCTCCGCCCGCGCTCTCCAAACCCACACTCAAGTGCAAG AAGCCTCTCAGGAAGCGGCGAGTGCGGAGGCGCAGTCACCCCCACAGCAGCGTCGTCACGGAGACCATCTCGGAGACCACCGAGGTGCTGGACGAGCCCTTCGTGGACTCGGACTCGGAGAGGTCCATGCCACGGCTGGAGCCCACGTTGGAGAGCTCCTTCACACGGGGGTACCGCCGCTGCCTGCCCCCCCGAGCCGCTCTCCGACAGACGCCCTCCGGCAAGAGGAAGCAGCGGGAGCGTGAGGGAGAGTCCGAAGAGGAAG ACACTCCGGTCCTGAAGCCCGTCTGGACTCTGCGCAAACCGGACCTGGACGGGGAGCCTTCGGAACTGCAGCCAGCGACGCcggtgaagaagaagaagaaaggctGGCCCAAGGGCAAGAGCCGCAAGCCCCTGCACTGGAAGAGGAATCCTGGGCGGCAGCCTGGAGCAGCTGAGGAGGAGGACCGGAGCCCCAAGACAGAGGCGCCGCCAGCCCGGCCCAAGATGAAGCCCGGGAGGAAGCCGCGCAGCTACTACCTGCAGAGAGAGGCAGAGGCACGGGCCGCAGAGCAGAGGGAGTGCGGGGAGATCCACAAGAGACGGACGCAGCAGCAGCTAGAAGAGGCAAACAAGAAaacagaggaggagggggagaaagTGAGCAGCGCGTCCAAGACACTCGTGGTGGCTCCGGGGGGCTCCGGGAGCCCTGCGGCTGAGCTGAAAGACACAGGAACGGAAGAGGaacaagaggaggaggaggagcagcagcagcagcagccccctCCTTTTCCTCTCCCGCTCCCGCTCCCTCTCGCTCTCCCCAAGTCCCCGGAAGGCAGGCGAGGGAGGCTGGAGGAAGAGGAGCTGGAGGAAGAAGAGAGGGAGGAGACGGCTGGGGGCAACCCCAGCGACGACCACGACGCAGATGATGAAGACGACGGCCCCCTGGAGATTAAGAATCCAACGGCAACGGGAACGAGcgcggagagggagagggaggctgCCAAGAGAGAGCCAGCAGGGGGGCAGCAGGAGACTGCTTCTGCTTTAGACACCAGCACTGAAGAGAACAACcacgaagaggaggaggaggaggggatcAGAAACAGTGTGGACTCTGAGGAAGAGCAGGTTCCCAACGAAACGCACTTGGAGCAGATTCACGTTCCGGAGGTTgaggaggaaaggagaggagacGGGGCCaaggaaagcagcagcagcagcagcagcctgatGGAGCcagaactacagcagcaacagcagcaagaggagcaggaagagatgAATCAACATCACCATCTGAATCACCTCCCACACCACCcacaccaccaacaccaccagcACCACAGCAGCGAACTGGACCTGGAGACGGTGCAGGCTGTGCAGTCCCTGACCCAGGAGCATGAAGAGGGGGCCTACCAGGACTGCGAGGAGACGCTGGCCGCCTGCCAGACCCTGCAGAGCTACAACCAGgtggatgaggatgaggatgaggaggaggaagaggagggggacCGCTCCCTGTCCCTGGGGGAGGACTGCAGCCACGCCAGCCCAGTCTCCACGGGGCACCCCCACCCCAGCCAGTCCGTGCGCTCGGCCAGCAGCCCCAGCGTGCCCCCAGGCCTGGAGGCAGGAGCATCAGGAGGAGGGGGAGGCTACACCCAGATCAGCCCCGAGCAGGGCTCCCTCTCGGCTCCCTCCCTGCAGAACATGGAGACCAGCCCCATGATGGACGTGCCCTCGGTGCCCGATCACTCGCAGCAGGTGGTGGACAGTGGCTTCAGCGACCTGGGCAGCATCGAGAGCACCACGGAGAACTATGAGAACCCGAGCAGCTACGACTCCAGCATggggggcagcagcagcagcagcagcgccaacAACATCATCAACCACCAGGCCAACCAGCAGGCCAACAGCTGCTCTTTCGGGGCCGGCGATGGGGCGAGAGGAGGCTTGACGTCTTCCGGGGGGGTTCTGTcccaaagcagcagcagcaataataacagcagcaacagcagcagcagcagcagcagcaactctggcagTAGCTGTGTGATCACCCAGATGACCGGGATGAACAGCAGTTGTAGTTTAATGCAGCCtcaaccccctcctcctcctccccctctcccaccacctcctcctcctcagtcTTCTTCAAATCTTCAAATCAAATCTCCGCAGAGCTGTGTGATTGAGAGGCCCCCGAGCAGCAACCAGCAGCCccagaagaagcagcagcagcagcagcagacagccCCTCCTCcccagccccctccccctcctcatcCCCGCGcttcccagcagcagcagcagccgtcCCTGTCCCAGTGCAGCATGGGCAACAGCTTCACCTCCACCCCCATGATCATGGAGATCCCCGAATCGGGCAGCTCGGGCGCCCTGAGCCTGTACGAGAGGATGGGGCAGGACTTCGGGGCAGGCGGCTACTCCTCCCAGCCCTCCGCCACCTTCAGCCTGGCCAAGCTGCAGCAGCTCACCAACACCATCATGGACCCGCACGCCATGCCCTACAGCCACCCGGCCGTCTCCTACGCCACCAGCGTCTCCCTGTCCAACCCGGCCGGCCTGGCCCAGCTCGCCCCCTCCCCGCACCCCCAGGCACAGGCCACCATGACCCCGCCCCCCAGCCTGGGCTCCCCGCTGCTGCAGTGCAACATGCCTGGGGCCAACCTGGGCATCCCGCACACACAGCGCCTGCAGGGCCAGATGGCGGTCAAGGGCCACATCTCCATCCGCTCCAAGTCGGCCCCGCTGCCCTCGGGGCCCTCCccccaccagcagcagcagcagcagcagcaacagcagcagcagctgtacaGCCGGGGGGGGCCCATGCAGGGGGGTCCGCGGACGCTGGCGGTGCAGAGGGGCATGATGCCCAACCTGATGCCCAGCCAGGCCTACAATGTGAACTCCATGAACATGAACACGCTCAACGCCATGCAGGCCAGCTATCGCATGGGCCAGCCCATGATGAACAGCAGCTACCACACCAACCCGGCCTACATGAACCAGCCCGCCCAGTACCCCATGCAGATGCAGATGGGCATGATGGGGGGGCAGGGCTACCCACAGCAGCCTATGCAGCCGAATCACCACGGCAACATGATGTACACGGGGCCCTCCCACCACAGCTACATGAACGCAGGGGTCCCCAAGCAGTCGCCTTACATGAGCAGATGA